One genomic window of Leptolyngbyaceae cyanobacterium includes the following:
- a CDS encoding DUF1815 family protein, whose translation MFIRLAEQHRQFVQDLVMNLQALATVLERRGYLASCYTCGGQMTSASFMVSLGENHLIRFLVSDYGITWTEMRDDRELMKLEGAEAISQLQELANLVKEQIEPCEAYLVGAKGG comes from the coding sequence GTGTTTATCAGACTTGCGGAACAGCACCGCCAATTCGTTCAAGACCTAGTGATGAATCTTCAAGCGCTGGCAACCGTGCTAGAACGTCGAGGATATCTAGCTTCTTGCTATACCTGCGGTGGCCAAATGACTAGCGCCTCTTTTATGGTTAGTTTGGGAGAAAATCACCTGATTAGATTTTTGGTCTCAGACTACGGTATAACTTGGACTGAAATGCGAGACGATCGAGAATTAATGAAGCTAGAGGGAGCAGAAGCGATTTCTCAGCTACAAGAACTAGCTAATCTAGTCAAGGAGCAAATAGAGCCTTGCGAAGCTTACTTAGTGGGTGCTAAAGGAGGTTAA
- a CDS encoding helicase C-terminal domain-containing protein: protein MQPNRELVIEAEVHNSLRAFLRSSGTAYWPHHLTMARLVARALRLGRSALIQVGVPAGVNVRYRLSYLAPALLWPGPVILVATEPIQHRLLKVEIPQLLGWVPTHKAIRIGDGLPDRDFQGLLLTSPQAWLADRLTSQTLFGSGIPTILDGIDDLETWTFHQLRAAIQPKDWEELMLAIPSAVKAIRNARVQLTKAVFHHPANPYECYLLETREREILKSLFESLGLRHQNSEVEGRDDSPFPIPEVWQVFWQQFQTDEKLMWAEVARPQGLFTLYCGPQDVAAPLAKVWQQQPVVLIGGAVELEAEAPIYRQRLGLGDLTCLKFSPDRQSELIHLYLPDGLPMPNTPQFQSALLLEIRRLLVISTTVEGLTVLLVSDTPLKAQIAAVLASEFGSRVQVEKTCLDDNGILVTGWEFWRQYQDVLPAPRLLAIATLPIPSLENPLVAGRVAYYKQQRQDWFRLYLLPEALSALQRAIAPVRETQGVVALLDNRVLHRTYGKQVLSALGPFARINYLDPNLLNHHE, encoded by the coding sequence GTACGGCTTACTGGCCCCACCATTTAACGATGGCAAGGTTGGTGGCGAGAGCTTTGCGGCTGGGGCGTAGCGCCTTAATTCAGGTGGGAGTTCCCGCAGGTGTCAACGTGCGGTATCGCCTGAGTTACTTGGCACCTGCTTTGCTATGGCCTGGGCCAGTTATTTTAGTAGCAACGGAACCGATACAGCATCGCTTGCTGAAAGTGGAAATTCCCCAGTTGTTGGGGTGGGTTCCTACTCATAAGGCAATTCGCATCGGGGATGGTTTGCCCGATCGCGATTTCCAAGGGCTTTTGCTTACTTCTCCACAAGCTTGGTTGGCAGACCGATTAACTAGTCAGACCCTTTTTGGTAGTGGCATTCCCACGATTCTGGATGGAATAGACGACTTGGAAACTTGGACTTTCCACCAACTAAGGGCAGCTATTCAACCCAAAGATTGGGAAGAATTAATGCTGGCAATCCCTTCGGCAGTAAAAGCAATCCGCAATGCCAGGGTACAACTGACCAAAGCAGTATTTCACCATCCGGCAAATCCCTATGAGTGCTATTTGTTGGAAACACGAGAACGAGAGATTTTAAAGAGTTTGTTTGAAAGTTTGGGTTTGAGGCATCAGAATTCGGAAGTTGAGGGTCGGGATGATTCCCCTTTCCCGATTCCAGAAGTTTGGCAAGTTTTTTGGCAGCAATTTCAAACTGATGAAAAGTTAATGTGGGCTGAAGTGGCCCGACCGCAGGGTTTGTTTACGTTGTATTGCGGGCCACAAGATGTCGCTGCTCCTCTTGCGAAGGTGTGGCAGCAACAACCAGTAGTTTTAATCGGTGGGGCTGTGGAGTTAGAGGCGGAGGCTCCGATTTATCGGCAACGGTTGGGTTTGGGAGATTTAACGTGTCTGAAGTTTTCCCCCGATCGCCAAAGCGAACTAATCCATTTATACCTGCCAGATGGGTTGCCGATGCCCAATACCCCACAATTTCAAAGTGCTTTACTGTTGGAAATTCGCAGGTTGCTGGTAATTAGCACGACGGTTGAGGGACTAACGGTTTTGTTGGTAAGCGATACGCCTCTGAAAGCTCAGATCGCGGCGGTTTTAGCATCTGAGTTCGGTTCGCGAGTCCAGGTAGAAAAAACTTGTTTGGACGATAACGGGATTTTGGTTACTGGCTGGGAGTTCTGGCGTCAGTATCAAGATGTGTTACCAGCGCCTCGATTATTAGCGATCGCTACTTTGCCGATCCCTTCTTTAGAAAATCCTTTGGTAGCTGGTCGAGTAGCCTATTACAAGCAACAACGGCAAGATTGGTTCCGCTTGTATCTCCTACCAGAAGCTCTTTCTGCTTTACAAAGAGCGATCGCTCCCGTGCGAGAAACTCAAGGTGTCGTTGCTCTACTCGATAACCGCGTCCTTCATCGTACCTACGGTAAACAGGTACTTTCAGCCTTAGGGCCATTTGCCCGGATTAACTATTTAGACCCTAATTTGTTAAATCATCATGAATAA
- a CDS encoding DUF2839 domain-containing protein: MGDAKRRKATLGEKYGQEPKLAPWFPFTKSQAEQFVKWSNRGAWIGIGLLVVAWVTVRIIGPLAGWWQIN; the protein is encoded by the coding sequence ATGGGTGATGCAAAAAGGCGAAAAGCCACACTTGGAGAAAAATACGGTCAAGAGCCGAAACTCGCTCCCTGGTTCCCATTTACCAAAAGTCAGGCAGAACAATTCGTGAAATGGTCTAACCGTGGAGCCTGGATTGGTATTGGCTTATTGGTTGTTGCCTGGGTAACGGTTAGGATTATTGGCCCGCTCGCAGGTTGGTGGCAAATTAACTAA